A single window of Chloroflexota bacterium DNA harbors:
- a CDS encoding VWA domain-containing protein, with product MTLDRIWLLAFLALIPLAIWMTHASRARLSRRRTAVAAILRSVAIAAMVVALAGPGGGSGPPVTIFAVDTSASVPLADQALAMGQVEDFARAFSSDTPVGVVQFAGRAAVLASPDRLEEAPPLTAAVPTDATDLAQGLSAALALVPPDREGRIVLVSDGNPTAGNLDAAINAAVVRGVTVSPMPVASEAGTDLAIDGLDVPPAVRRGAAAQAQITVVSGRLTSARLRLWSAGTLLSDAQVELRPGRQTFIADLTGLPDGFHRLRAELLEDADVRRANNVAEAATWVQPAGSILLVGDAVAPAVQGALAASGLDITAVRPADLESTALREFDAVVMTDTAADSLSRIQMESLREYVRDGYGLVVAGGAQSYAAGGYEGTPLDEVLPVWSNPTEARPDPRLAIVLLIDRSSSMSRETPDDKVKIDLAIQGAVEAVEVLDEGDIIGVIAFDENTQWVVPPRAMESVTDLSSVVDAIQRIQIGNLTDMFLAMYTARERLQRVDASVKHVILLTDGKAHRGDFEAMTRSMRRRDITISSIAIGEDADKDLLTEVARLGNGRYYFAPTASDLPRVLTQETRLAGEFAIVEREFQPRLQTPSPVFAGELQGQALPNLTGYVRTRAKPTAEVVLASDSNDPILAQWQFGRGRAVAWTSDLGGDWAEDWSQWPMFAAYLRQAVDWVMPPPDGTLAEGLYPVVEATAERTTITIDSLESDGSFRNGLDTSVRLISPGGETLAHTAHQSAPGRYTLDTASPPPGVYEVQIEQRTAGALVASSQTSLVVPARAEFRSIEPDLATLRRIAAATGGAMVETPTDLARTALRATPGGQHLGWPLFLTIGLLCAVADIGVRRVRGTPREVWEQLRERVESLRTALRSLRRLRRFRQRP from the coding sequence GTGACGCTGGATCGCATCTGGCTGCTCGCCTTCCTGGCGCTCATCCCGCTCGCCATTTGGATGACGCACGCGAGCCGCGCCCGACTCTCGCGGCGACGCACAGCCGTTGCCGCGATCCTGCGCTCGGTGGCCATCGCCGCCATGGTGGTGGCGCTGGCCGGACCCGGAGGCGGCAGCGGCCCACCCGTCACGATCTTCGCCGTTGACACCTCGGCCAGCGTGCCGCTGGCCGATCAGGCCCTGGCCATGGGGCAGGTCGAAGACTTCGCGCGGGCCTTCAGCTCCGACACACCGGTCGGCGTGGTTCAGTTCGCTGGCCGCGCCGCGGTGCTCGCCTCACCTGATCGTCTGGAGGAGGCCCCGCCGCTCACGGCAGCGGTGCCGACCGACGCGACGGATCTGGCGCAGGGCCTCTCGGCGGCCCTGGCGCTCGTGCCGCCCGATCGTGAGGGCCGGATCGTGCTCGTCAGCGACGGCAACCCGACGGCGGGCAATCTTGACGCGGCGATCAACGCGGCGGTCGTCCGCGGCGTCACGGTCTCCCCGATGCCGGTGGCGAGCGAGGCCGGCACCGACCTGGCCATCGACGGTCTCGACGTGCCCCCGGCGGTGCGCCGGGGCGCGGCGGCCCAGGCGCAGATCACGGTCGTGTCCGGCCGTCTCACCAGCGCACGACTCCGGCTGTGGAGCGCGGGCACGCTGCTCAGCGACGCCCAGGTCGAGCTTCGCCCGGGTCGCCAGACCTTCATCGCGGACTTGACCGGCCTGCCCGACGGCTTTCACCGCCTGCGAGCGGAGCTGCTGGAGGACGCCGACGTGCGGCGGGCCAACAACGTGGCCGAGGCCGCCACCTGGGTGCAGCCGGCGGGATCGATTCTGCTCGTCGGCGACGCCGTGGCGCCGGCAGTCCAGGGGGCGCTCGCGGCGTCCGGCCTCGACATCACCGCGGTCCGACCGGCGGACCTCGAGTCCACAGCGCTCAGAGAATTCGACGCCGTGGTGATGACCGATACCGCCGCCGATTCGCTGAGTCGCATCCAGATGGAATCGCTGCGGGAGTACGTGCGCGACGGCTACGGCCTCGTGGTGGCCGGCGGCGCCCAAAGCTACGCCGCGGGCGGGTATGAAGGCACGCCGCTGGACGAGGTGCTTCCCGTGTGGTCGAACCCAACCGAGGCGCGGCCCGACCCACGCCTGGCCATCGTGCTGCTGATCGATCGATCGTCGAGCATGTCGCGGGAGACGCCCGACGACAAAGTCAAGATCGACCTGGCGATCCAGGGGGCCGTGGAGGCGGTGGAGGTGCTCGACGAAGGCGACATCATCGGCGTGATCGCCTTCGACGAAAACACGCAGTGGGTCGTCCCGCCGCGCGCCATGGAAAGCGTCACCGACCTCTCAAGCGTGGTCGACGCCATCCAGCGGATTCAGATCGGCAATCTGACCGACATGTTCCTCGCCATGTATACGGCCAGGGAGCGACTGCAACGGGTCGACGCCTCCGTGAAGCACGTGATCCTGCTGACGGACGGCAAGGCCCACCGCGGCGACTTCGAGGCGATGACCCGCTCGATGCGGCGGCGCGATATCACCATCTCGTCCATCGCCATCGGGGAAGACGCGGACAAGGACCTGCTGACCGAGGTGGCGCGACTGGGCAACGGCCGCTACTACTTCGCACCCACGGCCAGCGACCTGCCGCGGGTCCTGACGCAAGAGACGCGGTTGGCCGGCGAGTTCGCCATCGTCGAGCGGGAGTTTCAGCCGCGGCTCCAGACGCCCAGCCCGGTCTTTGCCGGCGAGCTGCAGGGGCAGGCGCTGCCCAACCTGACGGGCTACGTCCGCACGCGGGCCAAGCCCACGGCCGAGGTCGTGCTGGCCTCCGATAGCAACGATCCCATCCTGGCGCAGTGGCAGTTCGGCCGTGGTCGCGCAGTGGCCTGGACATCGGATCTCGGGGGCGACTGGGCCGAGGACTGGTCCCAATGGCCCATGTTCGCCGCCTACCTGCGCCAGGCGGTGGACTGGGTGATGCCGCCGCCCGACGGGACGCTCGCGGAAGGCCTGTACCCGGTCGTGGAGGCCACCGCCGAGCGCACCACGATCACGATCGACTCGCTGGAGTCCGACGGGAGCTTCCGAAACGGGCTGGACACGAGCGTGCGACTGATCTCACCCGGGGGTGAAACGCTGGCCCACACCGCCCACCAGTCAGCGCCCGGCCGCTACACGCTCGACACGGCCAGCCCTCCGCCGGGCGTCTACGAGGTCCAGATCGAGCAACGCACCGCCGGGGCGCTGGTGGCGAGCAGCCAGACGTCGCTCGTGGTGCCCGCGCGCGCGGAATTCCGCAGCATCGAGCCCGACCTGGCCACGCTGCGCCGCATCGCGGCGGCGACGGGCGGCGCGATGGTCGAGACGCCGACGGATCTTGCCCGCACCGCGCTCCGCGCCACGCCCGGGGGTCAGCACCTGGGATGGCCGCTGTTTCTCACCATCGGGCTGCTGTGCGCCGTGGCCGACATCGGCGTTCGCCGGGTTCGCGGTACCCCGCGCGAGGTCTGGGAACAGCTTCGGGAGCGTGTAGAATCGCTGCGTACGGCGCTTCGTTCGCTGCGCCGCCTGCGGCGCTTCCGACAGCGCCCCTGA
- a CDS encoding gluconate 2-dehydrogenase subunit 3 family protein, translating to MNAELRFLTDEQLRLATAVLDVIVPPDGERPGAGGAGGAERLDAILAERPDVRRPVLEALRAIDIAAGPRGFLARDSATRPDVLRTVEMAQPEAFTALVTQTYNAYYTCPKVRRELGFTPENPQPEGYTQARPFDPTLLEGVRTRNRTWRRV from the coding sequence GTGAACGCCGAGTTGCGCTTCCTGACCGACGAGCAGTTGCGCCTGGCAACGGCCGTGCTGGACGTGATCGTCCCGCCCGATGGCGAAAGGCCAGGCGCCGGCGGGGCCGGAGGCGCCGAGCGCTTGGACGCCATCCTGGCCGAGCGACCCGACGTCAGGCGCCCGGTGCTCGAAGCGCTGCGGGCGATTGACATCGCCGCCGGCCCACGCGGTTTTCTGGCACGTGATTCCGCGACCCGGCCCGATGTCTTGCGAACGGTTGAGATGGCGCAACCCGAGGCCTTCACCGCCCTGGTCACGCAGACATACAACGCCTACTACACGTGCCCCAAGGTTCGCCGTGAATTAGGCTTCACACCCGAGAATCCGCAGCCCGAGGGATACACGCAAGCCCGACCCTTCGACCCCACCCTGCTCGAAGGTGTGCGCACGCGCAATCGGACCTG
- a CDS encoding HD domain-containing protein, whose amino-acid sequence MNNPIGRLAQSFQRAGFALYLVGGPVRDRILGRESADLDFTTDARPPEIKVLLRRAGADHIYAVGERFGTIGAIFGDMPVEITTYRSETYEPGSRKPSVTFGHSLEGDLSRRDFTVNAITQDIATGRIFDPLGGLGDIARRVIRAVGTPDDRFREDPLRVLRAVRFAAQLDFTIDRDTAAAMRRQATGLGTISAERIGAEMHLIMASDRPNRAIVTLLELGLLGFVIPELIAMQSTVQDERHEHKDVFAHTMRVLAGTPNRLELRWGALLHDVGKPATKTVRRGRVHFYGHAEVGARMTRTILERLRADNRLTDRVCHIVVLHMRANGYEPSWTDGAVRRFIREAGAELDNLLALSRADITSYRPRRVETGLARVAELRARCDSLMAEQDVTALDSPLDGHALMELFQRPPGPWIKPVKQHLLNLVLDGELAPDDTEGATEIARELVERESGIAAAPAKA is encoded by the coding sequence GTGAATAACCCCATCGGGCGCCTCGCGCAATCATTTCAGCGGGCGGGGTTTGCCCTGTATCTGGTCGGTGGCCCCGTGCGCGACCGCATCCTCGGGCGCGAGTCTGCGGACTTGGACTTCACCACCGACGCGCGCCCGCCCGAGATCAAAGTGTTGCTGCGCCGCGCCGGCGCCGACCATATCTACGCCGTGGGCGAGCGGTTCGGCACCATCGGCGCGATCTTCGGCGACATGCCGGTCGAGATCACCACCTATCGGTCGGAAACCTACGAACCCGGCTCACGCAAGCCAAGCGTGACGTTCGGCCACTCGCTGGAGGGCGATCTCTCCCGCCGCGACTTCACGGTGAACGCCATCACGCAGGACATCGCGACGGGCCGCATCTTCGACCCGCTGGGCGGACTCGGCGACATCGCGCGGCGCGTGATTCGGGCCGTGGGCACCCCCGACGACCGGTTCCGCGAAGACCCCCTGCGCGTGCTGCGGGCCGTGCGCTTCGCCGCCCAACTGGATTTCACGATCGACCGCGACACGGCCGCCGCCATGCGCCGCCAGGCCACGGGCTTGGGGACGATCAGCGCCGAGCGGATCGGCGCGGAAATGCACCTCATCATGGCCTCGGACCGCCCCAACCGCGCCATCGTGACGCTGCTGGAGCTCGGGCTGCTGGGCTTCGTGATTCCCGAGCTGATCGCCATGCAGTCCACGGTTCAGGACGAGCGGCACGAGCACAAGGACGTGTTCGCCCACACCATGCGCGTGCTCGCCGGGACGCCGAACCGCCTGGAGTTGCGCTGGGGCGCCCTGCTGCACGACGTGGGCAAGCCCGCCACCAAGACCGTGCGTCGCGGGCGGGTGCACTTCTACGGCCATGCCGAGGTCGGCGCCCGCATGACGCGCACCATCCTGGAGCGGCTGCGCGCCGACAACCGGCTGACCGACCGCGTCTGCCACATCGTGGTGCTGCACATGCGCGCCAACGGCTACGAGCCGTCGTGGACGGACGGCGCGGTGCGGCGCTTCATCCGCGAAGCCGGCGCGGAGCTCGACAACCTGCTCGCCCTGTCCCGCGCCGACATCACCAGCTATCGGCCGCGGCGCGTCGAGACGGGACTCGCCCGCGTCGCCGAGTTGCGGGCGCGCTGCGACAGCCTGATGGCCGAGCAGGACGTCACCGCCCTGGACAGCCCCCTGGACGGCCATGCCCTCATGGAGCTGTTCCAGCGCCCGCCCGGCCCATGGATCAAGCCCGTCAAACAGCACTTGCTCAATCTCGTGCTCGACGGTGAGCTGGCCCCGGACGACACCGAAGGAGCGACCGAGATCGCGCGCGAGCTGGTCGAGCGTGAGTCGGGCATAGCGGCCGCACCGGCCAAGGCCTAG
- a CDS encoding GMC family oxidoreductase, giving the protein MSRLVPESSEVPQDPDATDVLIIGAGASGAAVAWSLARAGIGVTCLEQGGWLDRTDYPHELPDWEMHRQTDFSNDPNVRGRPEDYPLNNADTPIAPLMFNAVGGSTIHWAGHFPRFRPSDFRVRALDGVADDWPIVYEDLEPFYEENDLNVGVAGLSGDPANPPRGPRPLPPVALDPAAYVFIDGLEKLGWHWWPADGALLTAPYGDGRHVCNRCGPCDLGCPNGAMSSAHVTYWPKALDHGARLVTHARVREITVDARGRASGAVYYDRDGVARHQAARAVVMACNGVGTPRLLLNSASALFPDGLANSSGYVGRNLMFHPIGFVSGEFEEDLVGYQGPLGVLLHCQEFYETDLSRGFVRGCQMQLHHDFGPLSTALGGFTAHRVPWGADHHRVMRKRLGRTLSITAMTEDLPELHNRVTLDETLTDSHGIPAPKISYTLSDNTQRAIDFVVARARELLETCGAHEVRELPCVPESGWHLMGTARMGNDPETSVVDRWGRAHDVPNLFVVDASLFVTGAPVNPTSTIQALALRTASWIGAHHREIAA; this is encoded by the coding sequence ATGAGCCGTCTCGTCCCCGAGTCCAGCGAAGTGCCACAGGACCCTGACGCCACCGACGTATTGATCATCGGCGCCGGCGCTTCGGGCGCCGCCGTGGCCTGGTCTCTGGCTCGGGCCGGCATCGGGGTCACCTGCCTGGAGCAGGGCGGATGGCTGGATCGCACCGACTATCCGCACGAGTTGCCGGACTGGGAGATGCACCGGCAGACCGACTTTTCCAACGATCCAAACGTGCGCGGGCGGCCCGAGGACTACCCGCTCAACAATGCCGACACGCCCATCGCGCCGCTCATGTTCAACGCCGTGGGCGGCAGCACCATCCACTGGGCGGGCCACTTCCCGCGATTTCGGCCATCCGACTTCCGCGTGCGCGCGCTGGACGGGGTGGCCGACGACTGGCCCATCGTCTATGAGGACCTGGAGCCCTTCTACGAAGAAAACGACCTCAACGTTGGCGTGGCCGGGCTCAGCGGCGATCCGGCCAATCCGCCGCGCGGCCCGCGGCCGCTGCCGCCGGTCGCGCTCGATCCCGCCGCGTACGTCTTCATCGACGGACTCGAAAAGCTCGGCTGGCATTGGTGGCCGGCCGACGGCGCCTTGCTTACCGCGCCCTACGGCGACGGCCGCCACGTGTGCAACCGTTGCGGTCCGTGCGACTTGGGGTGCCCGAACGGCGCCATGTCGAGCGCCCACGTCACCTATTGGCCCAAGGCCCTGGACCACGGCGCGCGCCTCGTGACCCACGCCCGCGTGCGCGAGATCACGGTCGATGCCCGCGGCCGGGCGTCCGGCGCCGTCTACTACGACCGGGACGGCGTGGCGCGACACCAAGCCGCACGCGCGGTCGTGATGGCGTGCAACGGCGTGGGCACACCGCGTCTGCTGCTCAACTCCGCCTCGGCGCTGTTTCCCGACGGGCTCGCCAACTCGAGCGGGTATGTCGGCCGGAACCTGATGTTCCATCCCATCGGCTTCGTGAGCGGAGAGTTCGAGGAAGATCTGGTTGGTTACCAGGGTCCGCTCGGCGTGCTGCTCCACTGCCAGGAGTTCTACGAAACCGACTTGTCGCGAGGCTTCGTGCGTGGATGCCAGATGCAACTGCATCACGATTTCGGCCCGCTGAGCACGGCGCTCGGGGGGTTTACGGCACACCGCGTACCCTGGGGCGCCGATCACCATCGGGTGATGCGAAAGCGGCTCGGCCGCACGCTGTCGATCACCGCGATGACCGAGGATCTGCCGGAGCTTCACAATCGGGTCACGCTCGACGAGACCCTCACCGACAGCCACGGAATCCCGGCGCCAAAGATCAGCTACACGCTGAGCGACAACACGCAGCGCGCGATCGACTTCGTGGTCGCGCGGGCGCGCGAGCTCCTCGAAACGTGCGGTGCGCACGAGGTGCGGGAGCTGCCCTGCGTTCCCGAGTCGGGCTGGCACCTGATGGGAACGGCGCGGATGGGGAACGACCCGGAAACCTCGGTGGTGGACCGCTGGGGCCGCGCCCACGACGTGCCAAATCTATTCGTGGTCGACGCCAGCCTCTTCGTGACCGGGGCGCCGGTCAACCCCACCAGTACGATTCAGGCGCTGGCCCTGCGCACGGCAAGCTGGATCGGCGCCCATCACCGCGAGATCGCCGCGTGA